The Neodiprion lecontei isolate iyNeoLeco1 chromosome 6, iyNeoLeco1.1, whole genome shotgun sequence sequence TTTCAGATCATAGTTGATTAAGCATTTTAAGGATAATGCTAAAGACGCATTACGTTTAGTTATTGTTTCTTGGCTGAACCATTGTGAAATACTATGGCAAAATGTCATTAGGCATAGTCATGTAAACCTAATTTCTACAaagaaattatacaataaattaaaaccTAAAAATTGGGCAGTATACACATCAATGCTTCcgaattactattattttcatatttctaaaATCAATATGGAGAAATTAGTTAAAGTTGTGTATCAAAATATATTACCGTGCAAGGAGGTAGGCTGTAAGAAAAAGAGTtagaaatattataagaaagGCAGAACTTAAAATTCcttgtgggaaaaaatttgccaTTTATTTGTGAGCCAAATTCCACATAAATATAGAGAATGTATATAgaagttttaaattcaataaattatttgtttcgaaaattgatgCAAAATATAGAAGTCTAGTGTATTATtgatgatatacatatatttgcatacatatattcagttcaattttcgaatcaaataatttattgagtttaaaactatatatatatatatatacggaaTACtctaatgataattttttattttgtatcagCACATATCTTTACCTACAAgttgttattaaaaatataaatgccTATTGAAGGGTTAATATATCGAGTAAAatgtacaaatatttatatcgGGATACTTCAACAATTAGGCTTTCAAAATACATactgtataattaattactttatTTCAAGCATAGTAATTGCACCGATGGACGGGTAAATAAAGTTCTGTTTCAAAGTTAATAAATACATGATTGGTATTAATAAAACTAAATATGTGGCGCAGTTTTTAAAATCAGTTATTTACATATGTTACATTCTGATGCCACTTTTGCAGACACATGATAAATGGTTCTAGAACTCTACTAGGAACGCGCAATATTCTCATGGTgctacatgtataaatataaatttgctAATCGATCTGTTATGCAATCTTTGTATGCTAGTCACATTGGTGATCAGTTTTTCCACGTTGTATTCGACTTCAAACTAAGCCAAGACATTCAATGCACAGTCTGGGCAGTTAATGTTggttaatttaatttcaactaTGAAAAAATGGTCAATAAAATCAATTAGGAATATCAAGCCAGGAAATTATTGGAACAATTCCACCACTGTTCAAATTTGTGCCTGTATCTCGTGGAATTGAATATACTTTTCACCATGACGAAAAAAAGACTATTCGTGAAATCGAgttattatgaaaaatatgtgtTATGACTGCCTGTTTCATCGTTAATTCAGTCGAGGTACATACAAGAGAAACTTTTCACACTTAACAACTACAAGTCCCAACTGAAAAGGTGATGTTTGACGAGCATGTCTCTGACGCCATCCTTCAGAGGCTGAGATTGTTCTTTTTTCGGAGGAAGTTCCCAATCAGGGTTCAAGTTGAATGCAAATTGACTTAGTATTCTTAACTCGCATTTTATTTGCACCCATCCTGGGCTATTAATAAAGCTCCATGGCTGATACCTGCACAAAGTACAAAGTAGGATGAGAAATTTATGGTTTGTATTTTAGAAAGTAGCAATATTTTATTCTGCTCTACTTTTAGACAGAGGTGGTGCGAAAATAACTATTGCTCACCATTTTTGGACGACTTCAACGCATGAGCACAGTACTTCAAGCCATAGATGTAACACTTGTTCATTCAGTCCAAGACAAATTAAAGAACGAAGTTTGACATCCATTTGAGCATGGGCATTGTCGTGTGTTAAGTTAACTGACTGTACACATCGATAAAGtaactaaaataaaatcagttatatttttgtttaatattaCCACAATGTggtgtttattatttataagttAAATTTATCAGTATACCTCTTCAGGTGTAAGAACTTTCCCATCCTCATCCAGCCTGTAAGTCTTACAAAGAACCAACCTACTGTAGACGGAATTGAaatctttttctacttctCGGTTTGATGCTTCCTCAATGAACAACCACGGGTGACAAGGCCCACCTAAGAAAGAGGGTCTTCGCATCCCATGTTCCAGTACAGCTTTTACTGCTGGGCAGAGACTACCTCTTACTAAATCGGTTACTGCTTCGCTAACGGCGTCATCGCCAGCACAAGTGTATTGTTTACTTCTCTCATCGAGCAATTCAACAAATTTAGCTGGGAACCAACCTGCAATTACATTGTTACTCGTAATATCACAAACGTTTAAAACATCTGCttatttgatcaaaaaattcgATAAGAGAAATTGATGATACATTCAAGAAATAATCCAGTTTTAAAGTGTGCCAgtggtaataaaattaaaaaagaaaactaagaAATTAGCTACCTCGTAAACCATTTAGTTCTCCAACCCAGCAGTGCTCATCCTTCTGACTGATAATTGTGATAATATCATTCTTTCGAAAGCCCAATTCATCATCGTCATGTCTTTCGAAATCTGTTATAAAATTATCAGTGAAATTGACTTTTCATAACGGATTAACGattagtgaaaaatttcaatacctAGTAATGCTTTGGCTCGTCTTTTACGCGTGCGAGATACATTGACGTAATTATCGTGATCCTCAGCATGGCTTTCCATGTTGTAATCTGCGACAAGCGTGATGTTGCTTAGCTTAGGGTCAACGTTGATGAAGTGTCTAGCAACTTGTAGAACAGCTTCTCGTAGGTCAACTAGGATCTCtgtcaaatgggaaaaattatttttgaacaaGAAATATATCctataaatttatattgaaaaacttgacTTCTGCCATGATTGTTTACATACCTGTTTGAcggatatttttacatttagaGTCATCTTCGCCATTATCGTCGCCAAATAAAAACGTGTGCAGCATACTCTTGTTTCTTTTCATGTGCCGTCtgttaaattaattaatttgaatcaAGAGTGTTATCTTATTTGGAAGAAGGGCAAGTGTGCtatggaaataattatattggTGTTTTCTTAACATAAAGTGAAAGTTTTTAATCACATACCTATTAAGATGTTGTTTGGGGAGATTTGGAGCAGCATCAGGGTTTCCAACTAGACCTCCTTGATCAGCCATTAAGTATGCTAAATGTCGACGTCTGTGAGTTTCTACTAGAACATCTGTTAAAGAACCTCCGACATCCAAGGAAACCTGAAATATGATTTGATTGACAGCATGAgtctaaaaatataattaagaaaaaacTACTGATACTCTGGTTTCAATATCGATGTACTGGTAATATCACTTTTATATTTTGTGCACCCAAGTTTTTAACTTTAAATTCATCTGATTACCATTTACCTCCAGCAACTGATCTACATCATCAATATCCCCTGGTATATCAGATAAAGCGTTGAATATCTGTGCAGAATTTTCTAATTGCTTAAGATCcgtttctgaaaaaaaattatgatttcaattttcatttttggtaCATTACACATTGTGTAAATTCCAGTTACAATCAAGGAAAATCGGAGCAGCAATACCGATTGGAGATTTCGCTGCCTACctttaattttcaacattccCAATGTGATTTGAAATAAGACTATTGATCcatcgaagaagaagaggtCCCAGATACGTAGAAGGATTTTCATATGCACAACAGAGGCAAACAAAGTTAAAAACCAATGTAAGGAAATCAGACTCAGTTCTATATCGTGTTGAGCAAGAACAACATCCAAATCAGGTAGGAAACTTGCTATCAATGTCCTGAGTACTCGTTGATCGGCTTGTATTcctgaaaagtaaaattaaaaggTGAATGAGTGTTATGAATACGAGTGAGTTTCTGATGTGTTATCTATAATTTCATGTTGATGAACGTGTGTGcagttgaaaatgaatttttgtttaccCAATAGCGTAGAAGAGTAATAAGAAGACGGTAACAGATCTTCAACTATTGTCGCCATCATCCAAAAAGCATCCTCTTCTTCGAGTAACAATAGTAAAGAAGCAGCCATCATTCCTGTACCTTGACAATACCTACACATGAATGAATAGTAATTCAATTAACAACTGTAAAATATCCTGGCAAACTGATTGCAAGCGTCTGAAATGGAAATAATCTTCACCCTATATCAGGATACAACCAGGCCAGGCCACGCATTACTCGCCGTAAACGTGGTATGCCGGTACTGTTGAGGTGGCTGAAGCAAGCATTTGCTGGCATAGTCCTCAGCAAATCTTTTTCTATTTGCTTGCTAGTCATCAATGCGTCATTACTCGAAGCTTTCACTATATCTTGATAACTGATTTCTGATGCGGTTTTCTTCTGAAGTGctcctgaaaatttgaaaggtAACTCATTGAACACTAGTAGGAATTTAGCCAATGCACTCTTGGCGCTACACAGTTTATAAGCAATGTTAAATTGATTGTatccaaaatattattttattcattaccGGACATACGCATCCACATTTGAGGTCGCAGTGAGTGCGGAATACCACGACATACCATTTCCCGCAATTTATCCGTGCGTGGTAATCGTTGGTCAACATCTTGCCAAGATACTTCAGATATTTCCTTGTTATGGGTAAATTCTAAATGTGCCACCCACTGTAATCTACATGTAAGGTCCCATACATAAGTTCCAAGGACAAGAATATTCTATTATTCTAAACTATTATCTTAATTTCTATGTCCAgacataaatatttattacagtgttaaaattaatttttccatggatgcaattattttcacataaGTAGGAAATGATTGgtagacattttttaaaaactgttgAACACATTCAGGGTGTAGGATAGCTTAGCAATTGGTAAATTGCTGCAAAGTGAAGAATGTCTAGGGCTTGATGAACAAACTTTCGAAATCATTCCACATTTATTATGCACTCTATCAAAACTCTGTGGCATTCTCCACAAATTAAACTGGTActttttatcaaattgttaCCGATGTTGAGGGTCCTCCACAAATGGCACGcccaaaagtttttttgaattttgttctGGCCCATCTTCTTCCTCAACCCTAAATCCAAACTCATCGAATCTGTCACAAAAAGATACAGGGATCATTAGACATGAAGCACAATACAATCACTTAATATATTACCTATATTCTGGTTGCAAATTGGGATCTTCTGGTTGATTTAATTTTGCCAGAATGTCCTGAGGCCACATGGACGTTGTCAGGGCAGAAAATGAACCTCCCGGTGCAGGTGACAATGCCGCAGCCTCATTAAAGTCACCATTCTCCACTTCATATTCATCATCGGATATTCCagcttctaattttttctgcaaaatttgattatattattcattacaGTTCATAAAATTATATCTGGTTTTTATAAACCCTATATTTCAAATGTTTCTCATATGTTTCTCAAATGCCATTTGATGggtgaaattgtaattttgtttgtaGCCAGCAATTTTAGGTTCATTGGTCACATTCTGTGCTGAAAAGTAAGAATTTGACATAACGATAAGATTGTGTTTGCCTACTCCAGGAGGATTTGAGAATACTGCAATAATGGAGTGaggaaaatttgattcaataTTAGGAATTGGGATTAAATTGTAACGAAAAATCCGTTGCAAAGGAGTGATATAACAGATGGTATTTATTTTACGAGAATTTGGAACTCCGTAGTCGCATGTGACAAAAAACGGAATACACTTACATTGTAATCTTCTTTGCCAACATAACCTTCGTGATCGCGCACATTAAAAAGTGATTTCGCGATTTCCATATCAAAGAAATAGCAAAGTATTTGAAAACGCCGATTAAAGTTAACGATTTCTTAACGAAATCTCGCTAAATCGTGATTCAACTAAATTATGATTTGTTGAAGAATCGTGGAGTAGTCTGGTTCTCACACTTAATGATCCACGAATGACAGTACATACATATTCGCATtggtatgtatacatatacatataagtacGTAATCTCGTCACGCTACTCGCGAATGTGTGTACGTTTTCAACACACCATCTAACACATATTTATGTCATGTGTGTGTACCTACGTACATACTTGTAGTATAATGTTTGACAGATAAATAAGGCCAGACGCAGCGCATAGAATGAAAGGTCCTAAAGACGCTTATCTTTGATCGGGTGGGTGTGTGGGGAGCCGGACGCTGCGCGGCGCATGCGTTTTGCACGACGCATGTGTCGAGTAGCAGGTATAAAAAGCAGAAGCGCGCGAGCGACTAGCGGCTCGTTGGATATCACCCTTAATATGAGCGTCTAATTTCAGTCCAATCGGTATTCACGTCGAAATGTAACCAATAAGACAAGGCTTACGCAATATAAAATGGCGTTGCCATAACGATCGCGGGAAATTATTtccgtaaaaataattttattcaccgGTCACTTCCGGTTTTAATTCCCCTCTTTGAGCGGCATAAATACGTAATAGTTTCGGAATTGTGAACGACCGCGAAGGTGCAGACGCATACCGTTAATTTTGCGAACACGTAGCTCGGACGGTTTCGATGAAAAGCATCGGCCTAGTCGTTAGAATATCGGGAAAATTCCATTAGCTGTGATGTCGGTACACGTGGAGCGTAACTGGACGACTTGTGCCGGGTGAAAAAGAAGGTCAGTGATTGGTCTGTGGCAGCAGACCGCGACATCCGGCAGTCGCGCTGCAGCTATTGGTCGATTAAGGTTCCAGAGAACGAAGTTGGTCGAGTTTCATACGTATTGATAAATAGCTCGTAGCTTGTGACTTTTAGCGAAAATTAAAGGCGTTGTTGGAGTCTGTGGAAAATGGTGATATATCCGTGTACGAACGTGCGAATAAAATAGTCCCACGTGAatttattaaatgaaaaataaagtgaacATAATATTGTGGCCTGGGTGTGACGgattatatattgtataaattatacaatagtTGTGTCGCGTTGCGTAGTGGCCTCACTCTTTGATTATTCGTGGATTTACTTTGAGGCACCCCGTCGTGTGTGCGGTGAGGAGAACTTGGAAACCAGCgcgtgaaacattttttgctCCGCCATTGTATGTCCCTACTGGATTGTACTGGACGGCGCAACGAGAGTTATTCGCGGTGTGATACATACGAGGCTAGAGCGTTGGCGTGGTGTAGGGGCTAACATTGCGATCAAGCAATAATGCTTGCATATTATTATGCAATACACACGCAGCTTCAGTGGCTTTGGTGACGACGACGGCGCGGGATGTTTTTATCTTTGTTTTCCCACCCCTCGAGAAAtgcctctctttcttttccgCATCGCCTAATCACGTGGGAGTGCGTCAGAGTATATTGTATTCCCGGTATTGCTCCGGATCCCGAGAATACGCTGGGAAGCCTCGACAACCTCGTTCAAGTGCCGTTTAAACTGTGTACCATCAACGAGGCGCCGCGCGAGCAGTTCCTCAAATTCCTCTAAACACAAGTAAATGtagttataaatataaacataaCAATGCACCGCTCTACAAAGAGCGCTAACATATTCAGCTTACCTCTGACTACACAGTGATATCCTATGATTCCCTGGTACCCATGAAGAGAACGTCGGGCCGTCGTTAGTCCCGCGGGAATGTATCAGGGACTTAATAACACTCGGAGACTATTTATCATTTATCGTGTGAAATGAGAAGTGTTTAAAAGAATAGCAAAAAACAACGGCAACAAGGTTATAACccaaacaataaataataaagaataagGACTCTCTTACTTTTAAGATATTAAGCAACGACGAACGTGGAGGAGAGGAATGGATGAATGGGAGTGAGCGCGGTACACGAGGAGAGCAGGCGCAGGTGGGAGCCTCTGGATGTGGAGGCTGCAGCAGTGGCAACGTCACTGGCAGTGATGGCCCCTGCTCTGACGGAAGGTGGTCCTCAAAAGCCTGAGAACTTGATAACCCCTCTGCCGAGCAGCGGATTCCTGTCTCCCTCGCAGGCGTCGCAGGTCTGTCAGAACCGCCAAGTATTGGCAAAATTTGTTGTCTCAGCTAACGTACAGCCATCAAAGATAGACGAGCAGTGCCTCAGGGGCATATCTAAAGAGTTTATCCGTGATGTCATTAATTCGAGATACGCCAACGGCCTGGATACATTACCTGCATTTAAAACCAAACCCAACTTGATCTCGCGAAAGGCCTTGAGCAACGATACTGTACTTTGTCAAAGCAAGCAAACCGTTGGCTTCGACAGCCTGAATCAAGAGGCAACTGATATTATAATGAACGACCCATCTATGGGTGATCAACAGGATAATATGGGTTTCTTAAAGTCAAATATAGACGTGCCACTTGCGTCCAATGAAAATCTTAACGACAAGAATCTTGATGTTGATCAAATAATCAACTTCAGCAGCGTTATGCCCAGTGAAAATGAACAATGTAGCTCTAGTAGTGTCGGTGATATTGGACAGAATGTTGAGGACATATTACAAGTAATTAAATCCATGGAAGGGGCTGAAAATGCTGAGAATATACCTGGGGGAAGTAATTATCATCCACGTAGTGTCACGGACAGTGTTGAGATGTTCCCTATACCAGAGGGATTTTCTTCCTTCGAAAGGGACCTGCTTAATGACGTCGATGTCATGAGTCTTTGTAACGAAAATATGAACATTGATGCCGTCGAGCAACAAAAGTTTAATAATCTTCGTACCCAACAAGATGCCGTCACTCAGAAGCAACACGAAAGTGAAAGGAGATGCGCATTTTTATTGAGGAGACTCAGGAAACTTCAAGCTAGAATTATTGGACGTCATGTAGCCGAAGAGAATACAGGAGTCTTGGAGGTTGCCCATCACGGGgtgaagaaatatttcatccaGGAGTTGGTTAACATTAGTTCAAAATCATCTGTTAGGAACTTTCCTGAGATTAGTAGTAGcttgaattcatttttgcaaaaacttgaaaaaacttCCGTTGCTCAGAGCAATGGCATCAATAGACAACGTGTTTGTTGTCGATACTTTGGTGGGGGTTCGCGTGATAATTTTGGCCCTTCGCCTAGCAGTACCACGAATCGACATCCAGTCTTTGGGACACCTCAAGTTAAAATTCAAAGAAACGACGTCGAAAGTGTTGCCGGACCTTTGACTAGCCAACTCCGTACCGTTGAAACTAATCTAGACTCAGATTGTACCGCGTCGAGCAGTGGTGGAGAAAGTTGTGATGAGATGCAGACTTTCAACAATCCGCATCAACAGCCACTGCCAATGTAagttgaacaatatttttgacatGAGCATTAGGAGCATTAAATTATGAATGAACGaatggttttgttttttgtgcAAACAGATTTATGCaagtcattttattttatactaattcattcattcgtcaCAACAGAAAAAGCATTTATCCATATACTATCAATACAATTCTATAATGTTTTCTAATTTACTGATAAACGAATATAATTTATCTTGGTTCGATTACAGTAAATTTTACAAGCATTATCGTGTTTAATTGGATACACGATAGTCTATGACTTAATCAGTGATTATTAAGCATCAATTACCAGTGATTCAAAGTAGAGTGtccaattttcaatgtttataCTTTAAATTATAACGTATAAATAGCCATCTTCAGTGTGCAGACTAAGGATAGCAcgaaaatcatattttctTATCTTTCTCAGCTTAATAGTAAACTATGTAAGAACAAACATGAGGTTGAATAGATTCATTTCAGTGATCTTGTATTGCTATAACAAACATCTAGGTATCATTTCATTGATATTGTATGATATTAATGCCTGGGATATGTCACAGAAAAAATCCTGGTGTATGCATAACATGATAGTAGAAAATATTACTTACACCAGCATTTTTCGTGTAAAATTGTAGAGTAATGTAATTAGTATATGTAATTGGAAAGCTGGTTATTTAGCTGTAGAATTTCTCATTCTCTTTCTATGAGTTTTAAAAGTATGTacaggtgaaaaaatattcaaattcaatgaaatgatattcaatgtacgtatgtattgTCGTAACACAGTGTCAATGACCTGGATATTCTCAGATACTGTCtccaatttttatctttttatcgTCTGGGTGTCCTATCAGCTGCCAACTCTTCATTTAAAATCAATGTTCCCCAGTTTGCACGAATACCCATTCACAAACTTTAGTTGAACCTACGTGGAAAGAATTGGGAAGTACTCATATTTTCTAATATCATGTATGTGCTAAGgacataaagaaaaattactgtGTAAGCGTATCTGTTATCGGTAATTTGAAACATGCAAGGTAATCTTTACTTTGTTAGATCCAAACGAGCGGCTTGGAGATATGCTCAGGATCGTGCAGGTGTGGCATCACGGTGGACATGGCTTCAGGCACAAATATCGGACCTAGAATATAGGATTCGGCAACACAATGACCTACAGCGTCAAATCAGAGCAACCAAAGGCTTGGTTATACTTGAAAACACTGAAACTGTTAATGGTTACAGTGGTGTTTTACCTGGATCAACAGGTCGATGTGGCGCATTGGATACCGAGCCAGCTGCAAGCAGAACAAGACCATTTATGTGGAATGCCTACAGAAAGAGAAAGTTGTTACAAGTCGATAGATTGCACGAAGTTTCAAAAAGGGCGGCTAAAGCTTCTACAGTCAGATGTGGGTGCGATCACGTATTACCTGCGTGTGCTTTGTGCACGGGTAGACAGGATCCAACACAGCCGCAAGAACCATTCGAGCAGCTTTCTGTGCAACAACGAGTTGCTCTCATTGACTCTGGTTTCCACCCAGTTCTCTCATTCTCTGATGGTGGGTATTCCTAATTTTAACAGATTCacgatttcaattttcgatttaGTATAATGCTGTCCAGAATCTGCGTGTAGGTAATTTTGACTGTCGACGTATTCTGGATGATAATGTATGTTGTTTCCAGAAATTCTACACAGTACCCACCTAGAGGCTATTATGAAATCTGTGGAGTGGCAGCAGAAAATGTTGAGAGGAAATATGCGAACAACTCGATTGAAGGATAAAGAGCATAATGAAAGGCGAAATAAGAAGCTACCTGAGCACAGAGCGAAGTATACCGCTCGCTTGAAGAAATCCTCATCGAGTATCCTCACTGCAAGTATGTATGGTAAAAGAGCAAAACCAAACCCTCTAAGTAGATTATTTCGATAGACATCAAATGTTCTATTGAATAAAACTAACTAGTCTCAGCATTCACTTGAATCTTATACTCAACTGCATGCAGATCATTTCATTTCAGGAATCAAAAGAAAGATGTTGAAGGGAAAACGAAATAGGCTTAGCCACGACAGAGGTATTCACGGATTGACTAGAAAGAAGGTAACAAAATTACCACTTGCTCAAGATGAAGATGATGTACCACATTCAGGGTCAAGTAAACATTCGTCTCCGGTACCTTCACCCTTGCAGCATACTGTCACTGCAGAAAAGAATCCGCCCAAAGAAAAATCATCTAGTACTCATGGGTAAAGAGTTTTTCTAATCTTATAACTTCAATATACagtaaattatacaaattctTAACTTTGATATGCGCTCGCAATAACTGAATTCGAATTTTATCACGTCACCAAATTTTCAACCGCATAAATGAATAAGAGAAATACTAGTTTAGGTATTTATGCTATTCATTTATTCGGTCCATCGAAAGTTAATCACGATTATCGAAGCTTACACTTGTGGTAATCCGATTCTCTGCACCTGACACAAGCCATGGAGTTACCTTGGGTTGCTCGAGTATCTTGCTTCTTGATGAACTCTTGGCGTGTTATCATGAAACAATCGTCGATCTGGTCATCTAATTTTATTCACTTAATTTTAGGCGACTCAGACAAAATTCGTACGATATCGACAATATTGTGATACCGTACAGTGTGGCTGCTGCGACTAGGTTGGAAAAGTTACAGTACAAGGAAATACTAACGCCAAAGTaagtaattttgaatatataGAAATAGGTCTCATAGTAATTATAGTGCATTCAAACAATCttaattgaatttcataaaaagtTCAATTTACGAATCGTTTATGAAGAGTATTGATAATTTGTTATGAGGATTCATGCTTGAACTCTGATCCAACGTATTCcattttaaattaaaacacTCATGTTGAATTTAGGTGGAGGCTGTGCGAAGATCCTTCAAAGGTAGACGTGAAGAATGGTATCATGCATAGGCCTAGTCAAGAAAGTGATGTAAGTGTTATTCTGGTTTGTTTTCGGTATATTTCTAGGCTTAAAT is a genomic window containing:
- the LOC107226895 gene encoding small G protein signaling modulator 3 homolog, which codes for MEIAKSLFNVRDHEGYVGKEDYNKKLEAGISDDEYEVENGDFNEAAALSPAPGGSFSALTTSMWPQDILAKLNQPEDPNLQPEYRFDEFGFRVEEEDGPEQNSKKLLGVPFVEDPQHRLQWVAHLEFTHNKEISEVSWQDVDQRLPRTDKLREMVCRGIPHSLRPQMWMRMSGALQKKTASEISYQDIVKASSNDALMTSKQIEKDLLRTMPANACFSHLNSTGIPRLRRVMRGLAWLYPDIGYCQGTGMMAASLLLLLEEEDAFWMMATIVEDLLPSSYYSSTLLGIQADQRVLRTLIASFLPDLDVVLAQHDIELSLISLHWFLTLFASVVHMKILLRIWDLFFFDGSIVLFQITLGMLKIKETDLKQLENSAQIFNALSDIPGDIDDVDQLLEVSLDVGGSLTDVLVETHRRRHLAYLMADQGGLVGNPDAAPNLPKQHLNRRHMKRNKSMLHTFLFGDDNGEDDSKCKNIRQTEILVDLREAVLQVARHFINVDPKLSNITLVADYNMESHAEDHDNYVNVSRTRKRRAKALLDFERHDDDELGFRKNDIITIISQKDEHCWVGELNGLRGWFPAKFVELLDERSKQYTCAGDDAVSEAVTDLVRGSLCPAVKAVLEHGMRRPSFLGGPCHPWLFIEEASNREVEKDFNSVYSRLVLCKTYRLDEDGKVLTPEELLYRCVQSVNLTHDNAHAQMDVKLRSLICLGLNEQVLHLWLEVLCSCVEVVQKWYQPWSFINSPGWVQIKCELRILSQFAFNLNPDWELPPKKEQSQPLKDGVRDMLVKHHLFSWDL